In one Niallia taxi genomic region, the following are encoded:
- the xylA gene encoding xylose isomerase, which translates to MAYFENINKIKYEGPTSKNPFSFKYYNPEEIVNGASMEEQLRFSVAYWHTFTADGTDPFGSGTAIRPWNHLKGLDLAKARVEAAFELFEKLNAPFFCFHDSDIAPEGNTLKETYDNLDPIVAMIKEYMKTSKTKLLWNTANMFTHPRYVHGAATSNNADVYAYAAAKVKKGLEIGKELGAENYVFWGGREGYDTLLNTDMKLEQDNLARFFHMAIDYAKEINFNVPFLIEPKPKEPTKHQYDFDVATGLAFLQKYDLQDHFKFNIEANHATLAGHTFEHELRVARINGMLGSVDANQGDTLIGWDTDEFPTDLYSTTLAMYEIQMNGGLGKGGLNFDAKVRRGSFEAEDLFHAHIAGMDSFAIGLKVANKLIEDRVLEDFIADRYASFNEGIGLDIVEGRTNLHKLEQYALAAGEVTNKSGRQERLKAIVNQYLLETLSTVRV; encoded by the coding sequence ATGGCGTATTTTGAAAACATTAACAAAATAAAGTATGAAGGTCCTACATCGAAAAATCCTTTTTCTTTTAAGTATTATAATCCAGAGGAAATCGTAAATGGCGCTTCCATGGAAGAGCAGCTCCGTTTCTCTGTCGCATACTGGCACACATTTACAGCAGATGGCACAGACCCGTTTGGAAGCGGTACAGCCATCCGCCCGTGGAATCACTTAAAAGGTCTAGATTTGGCAAAGGCTCGTGTGGAAGCCGCTTTTGAATTGTTTGAAAAACTGAACGCTCCGTTTTTCTGCTTTCATGATTCTGATATTGCACCAGAAGGAAATACATTAAAAGAAACATATGATAATCTCGATCCGATCGTAGCGATGATTAAGGAATATATGAAAACAAGCAAAACGAAACTGCTTTGGAATACAGCAAATATGTTTACACATCCAAGATACGTTCATGGTGCTGCTACATCAAATAATGCGGATGTGTATGCATACGCTGCAGCAAAAGTGAAAAAAGGCCTTGAAATCGGCAAGGAATTAGGTGCGGAAAACTATGTGTTCTGGGGTGGCCGTGAAGGGTATGACACATTGCTAAACACTGATATGAAATTAGAGCAAGACAACCTGGCTCGTTTCTTCCATATGGCCATTGATTATGCAAAAGAAATTAACTTTAATGTCCCGTTCCTAATTGAGCCTAAGCCCAAAGAACCGACAAAGCATCAGTATGATTTTGATGTAGCGACAGGATTGGCATTCCTGCAGAAATATGATCTTCAGGATCATTTTAAATTCAATATTGAAGCAAACCATGCGACGCTTGCTGGTCACACATTTGAGCATGAATTGCGAGTGGCGAGAATTAACGGCATGCTTGGCTCTGTTGATGCAAACCAAGGAGATACATTGATTGGCTGGGATACAGATGAATTCCCAACTGATTTGTACAGCACGACATTGGCGATGTATGAAATTCAGATGAATGGCGGACTTGGCAAAGGCGGCTTAAACTTTGATGCGAAGGTTCGCAGAGGGTCCTTTGAGGCAGAAGATCTTTTCCATGCCCATATTGCTGGAATGGATTCATTTGCTATCGGTCTTAAGGTGGCAAATAAGCTGATAGAAGACAGAGTGCTGGAAGACTTTATTGCCGATCGTTATGCAAGCTTTAATGAAGGAATTGGTCTGGATATTGTCGAAGGTAGAACGAACCTCCATAAATTAGAGCAATATGCGCTCGCAGCAGGGGAAGTAACAAATAAATCAGGACGTCAAGAGCGTTTAAAAGCGATTGTGAATCAATATTTACTGGAAACATTATCAACTGTACGCGTATAA
- a CDS encoding ROK family transcriptional regulator, whose amino-acid sequence MPITWNQQLVKKENKSLVLSQIINHAPLSRADIAQRSGLNKGTVSSLVAELIEEKLINESGPGESSGGRRPVMLHFNHGAGHTIGIDLGVNYILGVLTDLSGNIVVHKNEAYKNTSYEDTISRVVNIIKFLISAAPPSPYNIVGIGVGTPGIIDKKGTLLLAPNLGWQDIPFQTELEKIFQIPVIVENEANTGAYGEKQFGVGQHADNLIYISAGIGIGAGIIINGELYSGFTGYSGEVGHMTIDRNGAKCTCGNKGCWELYASEQALLSKANSKNLPKEIGLDDIISLAKEGNKEILETLAEIGENLAVGIINIIHAFNPEQIIIGNRLASCKQWLEPKVKEVIQQYTSPFNQTDIRIDFSSPSMPVSAIGASAFSAEAFLKAQLDIK is encoded by the coding sequence ATGCCAATTACTTGGAACCAACAGCTCGTTAAAAAAGAAAACAAATCACTTGTACTTTCGCAAATTATCAATCATGCTCCCCTCTCCCGTGCAGATATCGCCCAGCGTTCTGGCCTTAATAAAGGCACTGTTTCTTCACTTGTAGCAGAGCTAATTGAGGAAAAACTTATTAATGAATCAGGTCCAGGCGAATCAAGCGGCGGCAGACGCCCTGTCATGCTTCACTTTAATCATGGAGCTGGACATACGATTGGAATCGACCTTGGTGTCAATTATATCCTCGGCGTGTTGACAGATTTAAGCGGGAATATTGTTGTACATAAAAACGAAGCGTACAAAAACACCTCCTATGAAGATACAATAAGCCGAGTAGTAAATATAATCAAATTCTTAATAAGCGCAGCCCCTCCATCTCCTTACAATATTGTTGGAATTGGGGTAGGTACACCAGGTATCATCGATAAAAAAGGCACACTTTTACTTGCACCAAACCTAGGCTGGCAAGATATCCCTTTTCAAACAGAGCTGGAGAAAATCTTTCAAATTCCAGTTATTGTTGAAAACGAAGCGAACACTGGCGCTTACGGGGAAAAACAGTTTGGAGTTGGTCAGCATGCTGATAACTTGATATACATTAGCGCAGGTATCGGTATTGGTGCTGGAATTATTATTAATGGCGAGCTATATAGTGGATTTACAGGCTATTCCGGTGAAGTTGGACATATGACAATTGATCGAAATGGTGCTAAATGTACGTGCGGCAACAAAGGCTGCTGGGAGCTTTATGCTTCAGAACAAGCATTACTATCAAAAGCAAACAGTAAGAACCTTCCGAAGGAAATCGGTTTGGATGATATTATCAGTCTTGCAAAAGAAGGAAACAAAGAAATTCTAGAGACATTAGCAGAAATTGGCGAAAACCTGGCTGTCGGTATTATTAATATCATCCATGCCTTCAATCCAGAGCAAATCATTATCGGAAATCGGCTAGCTTCCTGTAAACAGTGGCTAGAGCCAAAGGTAAAGGAAGTTATCCAGCAATATACTTCCCCATTTAATCAGACAGACATCAGAATTGATTTCTCAAGTCCATCTATGCCAGTGTCAGCCATTGGGGCATCAGCGTTTTCGGCAGAGGCGTTTTTGAAGGCGCAGCTTGATATTAAATAA
- a CDS encoding YesL family protein → MGKSLGKIFIACEWIMKTAYLNIIWIAYTLAGLLVFGFMPATTALFAVIRKWLHRETDIPVLRTFHTIYKQEFLKANLLGLFLMVIGMVLCVDYWFLQYTDGLIKGMMTGMLLLLSAIFLTLLGYFFPIFVHYDLKLGDYLKYALLLGAYHLHITLLMLVLTIATACLLLYMPGLIPFYGGISIAWIWMAGGSYSFRLIEKRGGKGLAV, encoded by the coding sequence GTGGGCAAATCGTTGGGAAAAATATTCATTGCATGTGAGTGGATTATGAAGACAGCATACCTTAATATCATCTGGATCGCATATACACTAGCAGGTCTGCTTGTATTCGGGTTTATGCCTGCAACCACAGCTCTGTTTGCGGTGATAAGGAAATGGCTTCATAGAGAAACGGATATACCTGTGTTGAGGACATTTCATACTATATATAAACAGGAATTTCTTAAAGCTAATTTATTAGGACTTTTCTTAATGGTAATTGGTATGGTTCTCTGTGTGGATTATTGGTTTCTCCAGTATACAGATGGCCTGATCAAAGGGATGATGACAGGTATGCTATTGCTGCTGTCAGCGATTTTTCTCACACTGCTAGGATACTTCTTTCCTATTTTTGTCCATTATGACTTAAAGCTTGGCGATTATCTCAAATATGCCCTGCTCCTTGGAGCATATCATCTGCATATCACACTGTTGATGCTAGTTCTTACAATAGCGACAGCTTGTCTTTTATTATATATGCCTGGGCTTATTCCGTTTTACGGTGGTATTTCCATTGCATGGATATGGATGGCAGGAGGGAGTTATAGCTTTAGGTTGATTGAGAAAAGAGGGGGGAAAGGACTGGCTGTTTAG
- a CDS encoding glycoside hydrolase family 52 protein, producing MPENMFFNAHHSPIGAFSSFTLGFPGAGGGLDLELGRSPKKNVYIGVESLDKEGVYEAFPFFAYQEDDESKRYDIENMDPDPDKPNIIFPFPKEKITREFKLGTDTWKAGDLTFKIYTQVESVPEPGADNEEEMKKILLPAVLAELTVDNTNGTKARRAFFGYEGSDPYSSMRRLDDTMDEIAGIGQGRLTAIAASNADMKSAMHFSMENILTTPNEENWTFGLGPLGALVADVPAGEVRTYRFAVCFYRDGIATAGMDTSYYYTKYFKNIESVAAFALEHFAEIAERAEAADDRLLTADHLSADQKFMLIHSIRSYYGSTQLLSVDDEPFWVVNEGEYRMMNTFDLTVDQLFFELKMNPWTVKNELDMFVKRFSYEDKVRFPDSDTEYPGGISFTHDMGVANTISRPYYSSYELYGLDGCFSHMTHEQLVNWILCAAVYVTHTEDEAWLKTNMPIVESCFESLLNRDHPIPEKRNGLMGLDSSRVMGGAEITTYDSLDVSLGQARNNIYLAGKIWASYVALEKIFSEHGLTELAEQAGIQAEKCANTIVENVTEEGYIPAVIGEGNDSKIIPAIEGLIFPYFTNCKEALEDTGRFGPYIQALKKHLETVMKEGVCLFEDGGWKISSTSSNSWLSKIYLSQFIAREILGWQWDETGAKADAAHVKWLTHPVLSVWSWSDQIIAGEIAGSKYYPRGVTSILWLAEGK from the coding sequence ATGCCAGAAAATATGTTTTTTAATGCACATCACTCCCCGATTGGGGCATTCTCAAGCTTTACGCTTGGATTTCCAGGTGCAGGCGGGGGACTTGATTTGGAGCTTGGCCGTTCACCAAAAAAGAATGTTTATATTGGTGTTGAAAGCCTAGATAAAGAAGGTGTTTACGAGGCATTTCCGTTTTTCGCCTATCAGGAAGACGATGAAAGCAAACGGTATGATATTGAAAACATGGACCCTGATCCTGATAAGCCAAATATCATTTTCCCGTTTCCAAAGGAGAAGATAACAAGGGAATTTAAGCTAGGCACAGATACATGGAAAGCAGGAGACTTAACCTTCAAGATTTATACACAAGTAGAATCTGTACCAGAGCCGGGAGCGGACAATGAGGAGGAAATGAAAAAAATTCTCCTGCCTGCTGTTCTCGCAGAATTGACGGTTGATAATACAAACGGAACAAAAGCTAGGCGAGCATTTTTCGGCTATGAAGGTAGTGACCCGTACAGCTCGATGCGACGGCTCGATGATACGATGGACGAAATTGCCGGAATCGGCCAAGGAAGACTAACGGCAATCGCTGCAAGTAATGCAGACATGAAGTCAGCAATGCATTTCAGCATGGAAAATATCCTGACGACACCGAATGAGGAAAACTGGACATTCGGCTTAGGTCCGCTCGGTGCCCTTGTCGCAGATGTACCTGCAGGAGAGGTGAGGACATACCGGTTTGCTGTCTGCTTCTATCGCGATGGCATTGCTACAGCTGGAATGGATACATCCTATTACTATACGAAGTACTTTAAAAATATCGAGTCTGTCGCAGCTTTTGCCTTGGAGCATTTTGCTGAAATTGCCGAAAGAGCGGAAGCTGCAGACGATCGTCTGCTTACGGCTGACCATTTATCGGCAGACCAAAAGTTCATGCTGATACATTCTATTCGCAGCTACTATGGTTCCACACAGCTCCTAAGTGTTGATGACGAGCCGTTCTGGGTTGTCAACGAAGGGGAATACAGAATGATGAATACATTTGATTTAACTGTTGATCAACTATTTTTTGAGCTGAAAATGAACCCTTGGACAGTCAAAAATGAATTAGATATGTTTGTGAAGCGTTTCAGCTATGAAGATAAAGTCCGATTCCCTGACAGTGATACCGAATATCCTGGCGGCATCAGCTTTACCCATGATATGGGTGTTGCTAATACTATTTCCCGCCCATATTATTCCTCCTATGAGCTGTATGGGCTTGACGGCTGTTTTTCCCATATGACACATGAACAGCTCGTAAACTGGATATTATGTGCTGCTGTTTATGTGACACATACGGAGGATGAAGCATGGCTAAAGACGAACATGCCGATTGTGGAGAGCTGTTTTGAAAGCTTGCTGAACAGGGATCATCCAATTCCTGAAAAGAGAAATGGTTTAATGGGACTTGATTCCTCCAGAGTAATGGGAGGAGCTGAAATAACGACATATGACAGCTTAGATGTTTCATTAGGGCAAGCAAGAAATAATATTTATCTTGCAGGGAAAATTTGGGCCTCTTATGTCGCTCTTGAAAAGATATTCAGTGAGCATGGGCTTACAGAGCTTGCAGAGCAAGCAGGCATCCAAGCAGAAAAATGTGCCAATACAATTGTGGAAAATGTGACAGAAGAAGGCTATATCCCAGCAGTAATTGGGGAGGGCAATGATTCGAAGATAATTCCAGCAATTGAAGGACTTATTTTCCCATACTTCACCAATTGCAAGGAAGCACTTGAAGATACAGGAAGATTCGGTCCTTATATTCAAGCATTGAAAAAGCATTTAGAAACAGTGATGAAAGAAGGGGTTTGCCTGTTTGAAGACGGTGGCTGGAAGATCTCGTCAACAAGCAGCAATTCATGGCTCAGCAAAATCTATTTAAGCCAATTCATCGCAAGAGAAATTCTCGGATGGCAATGGGATGAAACAGGGGCAAAAGCAGACGCTGCCCATGTTAAATGGCTGACACATCCAGTGCTTTCAGTTTGGAGCTGGAGCGATCAAATCATTGCAGGAGAGATTGCAGGAAGCAAATATTATCCTCGTGGTGTAACAAGCATCCTTTGGCTTGCAGAAGGTAAGTAG
- a CDS encoding carbohydrate ABC transporter permease, producing the protein MSELSVQKRLKTSKSFSPKAKSSIGSKIGFSFLYLILGIIAVFQIYPLVWLFFFSLKTNQEVFGLSPFALPKDPQWSNYAKVWTQGNISLYFFNSVWITVVAVVLTVILASFVTFAITRMYWKFSKLVLGLFMVGIMIPLHSTLIPLFSFFNNIHLIDNPISIIISYTAFNLPLTIMILLGFYQTLPREIEEAAVMDGCSIHRIFFQITLPMTTPVMATIVIINMIYNWNEFVFVNTFISSDKWKTLTVGVNNFVGQYLTDWGAIGATLMISIIPILIAFIALSNRIVEGLAAGSVKG; encoded by the coding sequence ATGAGTGAGCTATCCGTACAAAAAAGGCTGAAAACAAGTAAGTCATTTTCACCGAAGGCTAAGAGCTCTATCGGATCCAAAATCGGCTTCAGCTTCCTATACCTTATTTTAGGTATCATTGCAGTATTTCAAATTTACCCATTAGTCTGGCTGTTCTTTTTTTCTCTGAAAACAAATCAAGAAGTGTTTGGTTTATCACCGTTTGCTTTGCCTAAGGACCCGCAATGGAGCAATTATGCAAAGGTTTGGACACAGGGCAATATCAGTCTGTATTTCTTTAACAGTGTTTGGATTACTGTTGTCGCAGTTGTGTTGACGGTCATACTAGCAAGCTTTGTGACATTTGCGATTACAAGAATGTATTGGAAATTTAGCAAGCTTGTTCTTGGGCTGTTTATGGTAGGGATTATGATTCCGCTGCATTCCACCTTGATTCCATTATTCAGCTTCTTTAACAACATACATCTGATTGATAATCCCATTTCCATCATCATTTCCTACACTGCCTTTAATCTGCCATTAACGATAATGATTTTATTAGGCTTTTATCAAACACTACCACGGGAAATTGAAGAGGCAGCAGTTATGGACGGTTGTTCCATTCACAGGATTTTCTTTCAAATCACCTTGCCAATGACAACACCAGTTATGGCAACAATCGTCATTATTAATATGATTTATAACTGGAATGAATTCGTCTTCGTCAATACCTTTATCAGCTCTGATAAGTGGAAAACTTTAACTGTTGGTGTTAATAATTTTGTCGGTCAATATCTGACAGATTGGGGAGCAATCGGGGCAACGTTAATGATTAGCATCATCCCAATATTAATTGCCTTTATTGCATTGAGTAATCGAATTGTCGAAGGATTAGCAGCAGGGTCTGTCAAAGGATAA
- a CDS encoding carbohydrate ABC transporter permease, translating into MKTVMSNKLAICLYVLPALILVLVLIYIPIVLTGYYGLMDWDGIGAMKFIGLDNYVQLIKDKMFWTSTYHSVLLALFSAVSLIFYLVISIILASRIKGANLLRKIYLIPMLLSSVAIAQLWLKIFDPTNGMLNKLLELFGMENTPTWLADPNLVLIAIFVPIIWQYAGFYIIIYYAALKNVPEEVIEAARIDGATPLQIAYRIKLPLISGVIKVTIVLAIVGSLKYFDLIYVMTGGGPNGSSEVIASYMYKEAFKTYNFGYGSAIGFALLIICLIMTWVIQKLTASKEDVQY; encoded by the coding sequence ATGAAAACGGTCATGTCTAATAAACTTGCCATTTGCTTATATGTGCTGCCTGCTTTAATTCTGGTACTCGTGCTGATTTACATACCAATTGTCCTTACAGGCTATTACGGGCTGATGGACTGGGATGGTATTGGAGCAATGAAGTTTATCGGTTTAGACAATTATGTGCAGCTCATAAAGGATAAAATGTTCTGGACCAGTACATATCATTCTGTTTTATTGGCGTTATTTTCGGCGGTAAGCTTGATTTTCTACTTAGTCATTTCCATAATCCTTGCAAGCAGGATTAAAGGAGCAAATCTGCTCCGAAAAATATATTTAATTCCAATGCTGTTATCTTCTGTTGCGATTGCACAGCTATGGCTGAAAATTTTTGATCCGACAAACGGGATGCTTAATAAATTGCTAGAGCTGTTCGGTATGGAAAATACACCAACATGGCTGGCAGATCCTAATCTTGTGCTTATTGCCATCTTTGTTCCGATTATTTGGCAGTATGCAGGCTTCTATATCATTATTTATTATGCCGCATTAAAAAACGTGCCGGAGGAAGTGATAGAGGCAGCAAGAATAGATGGTGCAACACCTTTGCAGATAGCGTACAGAATAAAGCTACCGCTCATTTCAGGAGTTATTAAAGTAACGATTGTCCTTGCAATTGTCGGCTCCCTGAAATACTTTGACCTCATTTATGTCATGACAGGAGGCGGGCCAAACGGTTCGAGTGAAGTGATTGCTTCCTATATGTACAAAGAAGCTTTTAAAACGTATAACTTTGGCTATGGCAGTGCCATTGGCTTTGCCTTACTTATCATTTGCCTTATTATGACTTGGGTCATTCAGAAGCTTACTGCATCGAAGGAAGATGTTCAGTATTAA
- a CDS encoding extracellular solute-binding protein yields the protein MRRKSIFVMMSIVMIVVLALAGCSSSTNESASSDGKTVIKFMHLWPEGSSKAQYTIVNNIIKQYEKDHPDIKIQTEILGNEQYKDKIKVLSASNELPDIGVTWAAGYLKPFVEGNMLAPLDDKIESDFKDSFVAGTTEAYAVDGKTYGLPLELNITPVYYNKEIFEKYNLEIPETYDQFEKVVKTLVDKGVTPITLGNKDRWTGSMWYMYLADRIGGSEALANAINRSGSFEDPALLKAAEEVKKLVDMGAFVKGFNGLSNDEAKGYFMNEQAAMYLMATWELPNYTTSPDVTQEFKDKVGYFKFPTYEGGKGDINSYVGGPGVGLFVSENSKVKDEAKDFVSYLVKEWGKRSVSDAGVIPATVVDTSSTELDQMYIDILNDLGNASNLTLYADVQMSSSVAQVHLDMIQSLFGGQATPKDFVKKQEEALSEEE from the coding sequence ATTAGACGCAAATCTATTTTCGTTATGATGTCCATTGTCATGATAGTTGTCTTAGCATTAGCAGGATGTTCATCGTCTACAAATGAAAGCGCTTCAAGTGATGGGAAAACCGTCATTAAATTTATGCACCTATGGCCAGAAGGATCTTCAAAGGCACAATACACGATAGTAAATAATATCATCAAGCAATATGAAAAGGATCATCCCGATATAAAAATTCAAACTGAAATTCTTGGAAATGAGCAATACAAAGATAAAATCAAAGTTTTATCTGCATCAAATGAACTTCCTGATATTGGGGTAACATGGGCTGCCGGCTACTTAAAGCCTTTCGTGGAAGGAAACATGCTTGCACCATTAGACGACAAAATCGAAAGCGATTTCAAGGACTCGTTTGTTGCAGGGACGACAGAAGCATATGCAGTTGATGGTAAAACATACGGGTTGCCACTTGAGCTGAACATAACACCAGTTTACTACAACAAAGAAATCTTCGAGAAATACAATCTTGAAATACCAGAAACATATGATCAATTCGAGAAAGTAGTAAAAACGTTAGTAGACAAAGGGGTAACACCTATTACGCTTGGAAACAAGGACAGATGGACAGGATCTATGTGGTATATGTACCTTGCCGACCGCATTGGCGGTTCTGAAGCTCTCGCAAATGCGATTAATCGTTCTGGAAGCTTTGAAGATCCGGCTTTGTTGAAAGCAGCGGAAGAAGTGAAGAAGCTTGTTGACATGGGGGCATTTGTCAAAGGATTCAATGGCTTATCAAACGATGAGGCAAAAGGCTATTTCATGAATGAACAGGCAGCCATGTATTTAATGGCAACATGGGAGCTGCCAAACTACACAACTAGTCCTGATGTTACGCAAGAATTTAAAGATAAAGTAGGCTATTTCAAGTTTCCAACATATGAAGGCGGTAAAGGAGATATTAACAGCTATGTTGGCGGACCTGGAGTTGGTTTATTTGTATCAGAGAATTCCAAAGTAAAAGACGAAGCAAAGGATTTTGTTTCCTACCTAGTGAAGGAGTGGGGCAAGCGTTCAGTCTCAGATGCTGGAGTGATTCCTGCAACAGTTGTTGATACTTCCAGTACAGAGCTTGACCAAATGTATATTGATATCCTTAATGATTTAGGTAATGCATCCAACTTAACTCTTTATGCAGATGTACAAATGAGTTCAAGTGTTGCACAAGTCCATTTGGATATGATTCAATCCTTGTTTGGCGGTCAGGCGACACCAAAGGATTTTGTGAAAAAGCAGGAAGAGGCATTATCAGAAGAGGAGTAA
- a CDS encoding response regulator transcription factor, with protein MYTKTILIVDDEPKARQGMKNTLEAWADKRWQIIAAADGEEAIELVKQYKIHILITDIRMPQITGLKLLQEIKMQSLSPVAIVISAYSEFEYAQEALRLGVVNYLLKPVSKKKLIEAVEAAVTIETKQTRAEMMEKVVDEKLLKLNLKETTTKEPVLEAIHYIDQHLKVELSLKGVAEHVHLNSSYLSVLFKEQMKVTFSEYITRRRIQYAKELLISTKHPIADIAEECGYKTAKYFIKIFRELEGVTPSMYRRTNSVTVF; from the coding sequence ATGTATACAAAAACAATCTTAATTGTCGATGATGAGCCTAAAGCAAGGCAAGGAATGAAGAATACTCTGGAGGCTTGGGCAGATAAAAGGTGGCAAATAATTGCAGCAGCAGATGGCGAGGAAGCGATTGAACTCGTCAAGCAATACAAAATTCATATATTAATAACAGATATCAGAATGCCGCAAATAACTGGCCTTAAGCTATTACAGGAAATAAAAATGCAAAGCCTATCACCAGTTGCAATCGTCATTTCTGCTTATTCGGAGTTCGAGTATGCACAAGAAGCACTCCGCTTAGGGGTTGTTAACTATTTGCTTAAGCCTGTCAGTAAAAAGAAGCTGATTGAAGCAGTCGAAGCTGCTGTCACCATTGAAACAAAGCAAACAAGAGCAGAAATGATGGAAAAGGTCGTCGATGAAAAGCTGCTCAAGCTCAACTTGAAAGAAACAACTACGAAGGAACCAGTGCTAGAAGCAATTCATTATATTGACCAGCACTTAAAAGTAGAGCTGAGTTTAAAAGGAGTCGCAGAGCATGTCCATTTAAACTCAAGCTATTTAAGTGTGCTCTTTAAGGAACAAATGAAAGTGACTTTTAGTGAATATATAACAAGGCGCAGAATTCAGTATGCAAAAGAGCTGCTGATTTCCACTAAGCATCCCATTGCAGATATTGCGGAGGAATGCGGCTATAAAACAGCTAAATATTTTATTAAGATTTTCCGAGAGTTAGAAGGGGTCACACCAAGCATGTATAGAAGGACAAACAGTGTAACTGTTTTCTAA